One genomic region from SAR92 clade bacterium H455 encodes:
- a CDS encoding formate dehydrogenase, whose protein sequence is MIFYIPQDTTALALGSEAVARALQTAGIEPVRNGSRGLFWLEPLLEVTTDQGRIAFGPVAAKDIPSIIDALASDPASHVLYQGEVAEIPYLKSQQRLTYARAGLGDPVCLDNYKSLNGFKGLKKALQMTAQQIVDQVKDSGLRGRGGAAFPAGIKWQTVHDAGKDGCQKYIVCNADEGDSGTFADRLVMEADPYQLIEGMIIAGLAVGADQGYIYLRSEYPLAHKLLNIAIDRAVQANFLGENIQGCGKTFHLEVRLGAGAYICGEETSLLESLEGKRGMVRAKPPLPAIEGLFGMPTVVNNVLTLAAISTILAEGAATYQNFGMGRSRGTLAIQLAGNIKCGGLIELAFGVTLREVVEDYGQGTYSGRPIRAIQVGGPLGAFLPESQWDTPMDYEAFAAIKAMIGHGGIVVFDDTADMAAQARFAMEFCVVESCGKCTPCRIGSVRGVEVIDRIVANENRDNNLILLHELCDTMEFGSLCAMGGMTPYPVRSALAHFPQDFLLQEAAGASLQDTAGASLQDTAGAASQETAAQGEN, encoded by the coding sequence ATGATCTTTTATATTCCCCAAGATACCACCGCATTAGCCCTAGGTTCTGAAGCTGTGGCCCGTGCACTGCAAACCGCGGGAATTGAACCGGTGCGCAATGGTTCCCGTGGACTGTTCTGGTTAGAGCCCTTATTAGAAGTAACAACAGATCAGGGGCGTATTGCCTTCGGCCCGGTTGCTGCCAAGGATATTCCCAGCATTATTGATGCACTGGCATCAGATCCCGCGAGCCATGTCCTTTACCAGGGTGAAGTGGCAGAGATTCCCTATTTAAAATCCCAGCAGCGACTGACCTATGCCCGTGCCGGTTTGGGCGATCCAGTTTGCTTGGATAACTATAAGTCATTGAACGGTTTTAAAGGACTTAAGAAAGCCTTGCAGATGACTGCTCAGCAGATTGTTGATCAGGTTAAAGACTCTGGCCTTCGCGGTCGTGGGGGTGCCGCATTTCCTGCCGGTATTAAGTGGCAGACTGTGCATGATGCAGGAAAGGACGGTTGTCAGAAATACATAGTTTGCAATGCCGATGAAGGTGACTCAGGTACCTTCGCCGACCGTCTGGTGATGGAAGCAGATCCCTACCAGCTGATTGAAGGAATGATCATTGCCGGTCTGGCAGTAGGTGCCGATCAGGGCTACATCTATCTGCGCTCGGAGTATCCGCTGGCGCATAAGCTGTTAAATATCGCCATCGATCGCGCTGTCCAAGCCAATTTCCTCGGCGAAAATATTCAGGGCTGCGGCAAAACCTTCCATCTGGAAGTGCGTTTGGGTGCCGGTGCCTATATCTGTGGCGAAGAGACCTCCTTACTCGAGAGCCTTGAGGGCAAGCGTGGAATGGTTCGCGCCAAACCACCGCTGCCGGCCATCGAAGGTTTGTTTGGCATGCCAACCGTGGTCAATAATGTACTCACCTTAGCGGCGATCTCGACCATATTGGCTGAGGGTGCAGCTACTTATCAGAACTTTGGTATGGGCCGCTCAAGAGGCACCTTAGCCATTCAGCTGGCGGGTAACATTAAGTGCGGCGGCCTGATTGAATTAGCCTTTGGTGTGACACTGCGTGAGGTGGTGGAAGACTACGGGCAGGGCACTTATAGCGGCCGTCCGATCCGCGCCATTCAGGTCGGCGGGCCATTGGGTGCATTTCTACCGGAGTCCCAATGGGACACGCCTATGGACTACGAAGCTTTCGCTGCCATTAAAGCGATGATTGGTCACGGCGGTATTGTGGTGTTTGACGATACTGCGGATATGGCTGCCCAGGCGAGATTTGCCATGGAATTCTGTGTGGTGGAGTCCTGTGGTAAATGCACACCTTGCAGAATTGGCTCGGTGCGTGGGGTCGAGGTTATCGATCGAATTGTTGCCAACGAAAATCGCGACAATAATTTAATTCTGTTGCATGAGCTTTGCGACACCATGGAGTTTGGCTCTCTCTGTGCCATGGGTGGTATGACGCCCTATCCGGTGCGTAGCGCACTGGCCCATTTCCCCCAAGATTTTTTATTACAAGAGGCCGCGGGCGCTTCATTACAAGACACCGCGGGCGCTTCATTACAAGACACCGCGGGCGCTGCCTCACAAGAAACTGCTGCTCAGGGAGAAAATTAA
- the fghA gene encoding S-formylglutathione hydrolase has protein sequence MEQIGANQSFAGQQLRYKHQSAVLNCEMTFSIYLPPQAVKGPVPVLYWLSGLTCNDENFVQKAGAQQHAAQHGIAIVCSDTSPRGYGVADDPEAAYDMGLGAGFYVDATQQPWAEHYQMYSYILDELPALVNREFPVDGKRTSISGHSMGGHGALTIALKNPQRFKSVSAFAPICSPLQCPWGDKVLSHYLGDDRQAWAQYDTVELIKQAKQHLPLLVDQGTADNFLTEQLKIELLVEAGQVADYPMQIRMQPDYDHSYFFIATFIAEHMAFHARALL, from the coding sequence ATAGAGCAGATTGGCGCAAACCAAAGCTTTGCTGGCCAACAGCTGCGTTACAAGCACCAGTCTGCAGTCCTCAACTGTGAGATGACCTTTAGTATTTACCTGCCGCCTCAGGCCGTAAAAGGTCCAGTGCCAGTGCTCTATTGGCTGTCGGGATTAACCTGCAATGACGAGAACTTTGTTCAAAAAGCCGGAGCCCAACAGCACGCAGCACAACATGGCATCGCCATAGTTTGCTCAGACACCAGCCCCCGAGGGTATGGCGTGGCGGACGATCCAGAGGCTGCATACGATATGGGTTTGGGTGCCGGCTTCTATGTCGACGCTACACAACAGCCCTGGGCTGAGCACTATCAGATGTATAGCTATATCTTGGATGAGCTACCGGCACTGGTTAATCGTGAGTTTCCAGTGGATGGCAAGCGCACTTCAATCTCAGGGCACTCCATGGGTGGTCATGGAGCCTTGACCATTGCCCTTAAAAATCCTCAACGATTCAAATCTGTGTCGGCTTTCGCACCCATCTGTTCACCACTCCAATGCCCCTGGGGCGACAAAGTGCTGAGTCATTATCTCGGTGATGATCGACAGGCATGGGCGCAATATGACACGGTTGAGCTGATTAAACAGGCCAAGCAGCATTTGCCCCTGTTAGTGGATCAGGGCACTGCAGACAATTTTTTAACCGAGCAGTTAAAGATCGAGCTTTTAGTTGAGGCGGGTCAAGTGGCCGATTACCCCATGCAAATCAGAATGCAGCCCGACTATGATCACAGCTACTTTTTTATTGCTACGTTCATAGCTGAGCACATGGCATTTCATGCACGTGCTTTATTGTAA
- the fdhF gene encoding formate dehydrogenase subunit alpha, whose translation MLEFYEPQADYGTPKSTSTTMVTLSIDGVSVTVPEGTSVMRAAAENGVKIPRLCATDQLKSFGSCRVCLVEIEGRRGFPASCTTNVEAGMEVKTQSDQIGKLRRNVMELYISDHPLDCLTCPTNGDCELQDTAGEVGLRSVRYGFEGENHLVAEKDQSNPYFTFDPSKCIVCSRCVRACEEVQGTFALTIDGRGFESKVSASQAEDFMDSECVSCGACVNACPTATLTEKSIIEAGKPEHSVITTCAYCGVGCSFKAEMKGNQVVRMTPYKDGKANEGHACVKGRFAFGYATHKDRITVPMIRDSIDDPWREVSWEEAVNYTAQRFKDIQAHYGRTSIGAISSSRCTNEEVYLVQKMVRAGFGNNNIDTCARVCHSPTGFGLKTTLGESAGTQTFASVADADVVIVMGANPTEAHPVFGSRLKRRLREGAKLIVIDPRKIELVSSPHITADYHLPVRPGTNVTLLNALAHVVVNEGLQARDYIAERCDVAEFEKWLTFIGDDRHSPENTASITGVDAADLRAAARLYATGGNGAIFYGLGVTEHSQGSTAVMAIANLAMLTGNIGHQGVGVNPLRGQNNVQGSCDMGSFPHELPGYRHISDKATRDLFEGEWGVTLDSEPGLRIPNMFDAALDGDFKGLYCQGEDIAQSDPNTQHVEAALRAIECLVVQDIFLNETAKFAHVFLPGASFLEKDGTFTNAERRISRVRKVMPPLSGKADWEGTMALANALGCKMEYNHPSEIMDEIARLTPTFNGVSYDRIEQLGSIQWPCNDDSPEGTPIMHVDQFVRGKGFFAMTEYVATTERANRKFPLLLTTGRILSQYNVGAQTRRTENSEWHGEDVLEIHPHDAEERGINHGDWVGINSRVGDTVLRADVTEKVKPGVVYTTFHHPVSGANVITTDNSDWATNCPEYKVTAVQISKVTQPSNWQARQKSFDKQQQGLLKDARH comes from the coding sequence ATGTTGGAATTCTACGAACCCCAAGCAGATTACGGCACCCCAAAAAGTACCAGCACCACCATGGTGACCCTGAGCATTGATGGCGTTAGCGTCACAGTTCCAGAAGGCACCTCAGTGATGCGTGCTGCCGCCGAAAACGGTGTCAAAATCCCGCGCCTCTGCGCCACCGACCAACTTAAATCCTTTGGCTCTTGTCGAGTTTGCCTGGTGGAAATTGAAGGCCGCCGTGGATTTCCAGCGTCCTGCACCACTAACGTCGAAGCCGGTATGGAGGTCAAAACCCAGTCTGATCAAATCGGCAAACTGCGTCGCAATGTGATGGAGCTGTATATCTCCGATCACCCACTGGACTGCCTAACCTGCCCAACCAATGGCGACTGCGAACTGCAAGATACCGCCGGTGAAGTGGGTCTACGTTCTGTGCGCTACGGCTTCGAAGGGGAAAATCATTTAGTCGCTGAGAAAGACCAATCCAATCCCTATTTTACCTTCGACCCCTCCAAGTGCATCGTCTGCTCACGCTGCGTCCGTGCCTGTGAAGAAGTGCAGGGCACCTTTGCACTGACCATTGATGGCCGTGGTTTTGAATCCAAAGTCAGCGCCAGCCAGGCGGAAGACTTTATGGATTCCGAATGTGTTTCCTGTGGCGCCTGTGTCAATGCCTGCCCCACCGCAACATTAACTGAAAAAAGCATTATTGAAGCCGGCAAACCCGAGCATTCCGTGATCACCACCTGCGCCTACTGCGGTGTCGGCTGTTCCTTTAAGGCCGAGATGAAAGGCAACCAAGTTGTGCGTATGACCCCCTACAAAGACGGCAAGGCCAACGAAGGCCACGCCTGTGTTAAAGGTCGTTTTGCCTTTGGTTACGCCACCCACAAAGATCGTATCACCGTGCCCATGATCCGCGACAGCATCGACGATCCTTGGAGAGAAGTGTCTTGGGAAGAGGCGGTGAATTACACCGCCCAACGCTTCAAGGATATTCAGGCGCACTATGGTCGCACCAGCATTGGTGCTATCTCATCGAGCCGCTGCACCAACGAAGAAGTTTACCTAGTGCAAAAAATGGTTCGCGCTGGCTTTGGTAACAATAATATCGATACCTGTGCCCGAGTCTGCCATTCACCCACCGGTTTTGGCTTAAAAACCACATTGGGCGAATCAGCAGGTACTCAAACTTTTGCCTCAGTGGCCGACGCCGATGTGGTTATTGTCATGGGTGCCAACCCAACCGAAGCGCACCCAGTGTTTGGTTCGCGTTTAAAGCGTCGCCTCCGTGAAGGTGCAAAATTAATTGTTATAGACCCACGCAAAATTGAACTGGTCAGCTCGCCGCATATTACCGCCGACTATCATTTGCCTGTGCGTCCCGGCACCAATGTGACTCTGCTCAATGCACTGGCTCATGTGGTGGTCAATGAAGGTCTTCAAGCGCGGGACTATATTGCCGAGCGCTGCGATGTCGCCGAATTTGAAAAGTGGCTCACCTTTATTGGTGACGACCGTCACTCCCCAGAAAACACCGCTAGCATTACCGGTGTCGATGCTGCTGATTTGCGCGCCGCCGCGCGCCTTTATGCCACTGGCGGTAATGGCGCAATTTTCTATGGTTTAGGTGTCACCGAACACAGCCAGGGCTCAACAGCGGTCATGGCCATTGCCAACCTCGCCATGCTCACTGGAAATATTGGCCACCAAGGCGTGGGCGTCAACCCACTCCGTGGACAGAACAATGTGCAGGGCTCCTGCGACATGGGTTCATTCCCCCATGAGCTGCCCGGCTACCGTCATATCTCCGACAAAGCTACTCGCGACTTATTTGAAGGAGAGTGGGGCGTGACTCTGGACTCGGAACCCGGCTTGCGTATTCCCAACATGTTTGACGCCGCCCTAGATGGCGACTTTAAAGGCCTCTATTGCCAAGGCGAAGATATCGCCCAGTCCGACCCTAACACTCAGCACGTTGAAGCCGCACTGCGCGCCATCGAATGCTTGGTGGTACAGGATATCTTCCTCAATGAAACGGCAAAATTTGCCCATGTGTTTTTACCCGGTGCTTCATTCCTTGAGAAAGATGGCACTTTCACCAACGCCGAACGCAGAATTTCCAGAGTGCGCAAAGTCATGCCGCCACTCAGTGGTAAAGCCGACTGGGAAGGCACCATGGCACTGGCCAACGCTCTGGGCTGCAAGATGGAGTACAACCATCCCTCGGAAATCATGGACGAAATTGCCCGCCTAACCCCAACCTTTAACGGCGTCTCATATGACCGTATAGAGCAGTTGGGCAGCATCCAGTGGCCGTGCAATGACGACAGCCCAGAGGGCACGCCGATCATGCACGTGGACCAGTTTGTTCGCGGTAAAGGCTTCTTCGCCATGACCGAATATGTCGCCACCACCGAACGCGCCAACCGCAAGTTCCCACTGCTGCTGACTACTGGTCGGATACTCTCACAATATAATGTTGGCGCTCAAACTCGGCGCACGGAAAACAGTGAATGGCACGGCGAAGATGTATTAGAAATTCACCCCCATGACGCAGAAGAACGGGGTATTAACCATGGCGACTGGGTCGGTATTAACAGCCGAGTTGGCGATACAGTGCTGCGCGCCGACGTTACTGAAAAAGTAAAGCCCGGCGTCGTCTACACCACATTCCACCACCCAGTATCCGGTGCCAACGTTATCACTACCGACAACAGTGACTGGGCCACCAACTGCCCAGAGTACAAAGTCACCGCCGTGCAGATCAGCAAAGTTACCCAGCCTTCCAACTGGCAGGCGCGACAAAAATCTTTCGATAAGCAGCAGCAAGGCTTATTAAAAGACGCGCGTCACTAA
- a CDS encoding formate dehydrogenase subunit gamma, whose amino-acid sequence MGKAELCSDSARLRPLAGCSIDDTPNITTGVVELGISQNEQQSISDLVGQYKALPGALLPLLHAIQKQIGHVPDAAVPIIANGLNLSRAEVHGVISFYHDFKTTPVGRHTVQICRAEACQSMGSRALEAHAKQTLGIDYGETTTDGSVTLEPVYCLGNCACSPSVRINDDVFARVDAQRFDELVSGLSAEEGVAK is encoded by the coding sequence TTGGGTAAGGCGGAACTCTGTAGTGATAGTGCTAGACTGCGACCGTTGGCGGGCTGTTCAATAGACGACACGCCAAACATAACCACAGGAGTAGTTGAGTTGGGTATCAGCCAAAATGAGCAGCAATCGATCAGTGATTTAGTCGGGCAATACAAAGCCTTGCCTGGCGCGTTACTGCCCCTGTTGCATGCCATTCAGAAGCAAATAGGTCATGTGCCTGATGCCGCCGTGCCGATTATTGCCAACGGCCTCAATCTGTCCCGCGCCGAAGTTCACGGCGTAATCAGCTTTTACCACGACTTTAAAACCACTCCTGTAGGCCGTCATACAGTGCAAATTTGTCGCGCTGAAGCCTGCCAGTCTATGGGTTCTCGCGCGTTGGAAGCCCATGCTAAACAAACCCTAGGTATCGACTACGGCGAAACCACCACAGACGGCTCGGTTACCCTAGAGCCAGTCTACTGCCTAGGCAACTGCGCCTGTTCACCCTCAGTGCGGATCAATGATGATGTTTTTGCGCGGGTGGATGCGCAGCGCTTTGATGAGCTAGTGTCTGGCCTCTCAGCAGAAGAGGGGGTCGCCAAATGA